Proteins from a genomic interval of Bifidobacterium longum subsp. infantis ATCC 15697 = JCM 1222 = DSM 20088:
- a CDS encoding histidine phosphatase family protein — MSEQNVNGTVAVENSRGGNGFLVLLRHGQTVWSESGQHTGRTNIPLTAVGEQQAADAGRRLREAFPEGFSQGCVFSSPLKRACQTAELAGFADHGVLDGIAEWDYGRAEGRTRQQVSEASGFEWDVWRDGPRSLTPTLEGDWVETLPSGEQVPVHAGPGETLEEAAARAKSAIDEITPLLKDGHNVLLVAHAHILRILTSQWLGVDPHFARLLRLDTAHYSVLSVYKGDNVIERWNA; from the coding sequence ATGAGCGAACAGAACGTGAACGGCACCGTTGCCGTCGAGAACTCTCGTGGCGGCAACGGATTTTTGGTGTTGCTGCGCCACGGCCAGACCGTGTGGAGCGAATCCGGGCAGCATACCGGGCGCACGAACATCCCGTTGACCGCGGTCGGCGAGCAGCAGGCAGCGGATGCCGGAAGGCGCCTGCGCGAAGCTTTCCCCGAAGGATTCAGCCAGGGCTGTGTGTTTTCCAGTCCGCTGAAGCGGGCGTGCCAAACCGCTGAATTGGCTGGTTTTGCGGACCATGGTGTGTTGGACGGCATCGCTGAATGGGATTACGGCCGAGCCGAGGGGCGTACGCGCCAGCAGGTGAGTGAGGCCAGCGGTTTTGAATGGGATGTGTGGCGTGACGGGCCGCGCTCGCTGACGCCCACGCTGGAGGGCGATTGGGTCGAGACCTTGCCTTCGGGCGAGCAGGTGCCGGTTCATGCCGGGCCTGGCGAGACGCTGGAAGAAGCAGCGGCACGCGCCAAGAGCGCCATCGATGAGATTACGCCGCTTCTGAAAGACGGCCATAATGTGCTGTTGGTGGCTCATGCGCACATCCTGCGCATCCTCACCTCGCAATGGCTGGGCGTGGACCCGCATTTCGCGCGGTTGCTGCGTTTGGATACGGCGCACTACTCGGTGCTCAGCGTCTATAAGGGAGATAACGTCATCGAACGGTGGAACGCCTAG
- a CDS encoding DUF4235 domain-containing protein translates to MSDETNTDFPSSADRAVDSLHRIDEKVNKLREDRLNDPDSLGDKLIKSAAPALAGLVAGKVFQMIWDKGTSKRNLRKGLAADAPQGLAMSLAFAAISAALGAVVSQLSDRGSKAFVDHRHRKPSR, encoded by the coding sequence ATGAGCGACGAAACGAACACCGACTTCCCCTCCAGCGCCGACCGCGCGGTCGACAGCCTGCACCGCATCGACGAGAAGGTCAATAAGCTGCGCGAGGACCGACTCAACGACCCTGATTCTCTGGGCGACAAGCTCATCAAGTCGGCAGCCCCAGCGCTGGCAGGCTTGGTTGCCGGCAAAGTATTCCAGATGATATGGGACAAGGGCACGAGCAAACGCAATCTGCGCAAGGGACTGGCGGCAGACGCGCCGCAAGGTCTGGCAATGAGTCTGGCATTCGCCGCCATTTCGGCCGCACTCGGCGCAGTGGTTTCGCAGCTGTCGGATCGGGGCTCCAAGGCGTTCGTCGACCACCGCCATCGCAAGCCCAGCCGCTAA
- a CDS encoding nitroreductase family protein, with protein sequence MVTNATIEALLGRRSIRKFKDEAIDDDTRATLETVAQHAASSQFLNDWSAIRITDPAIKAKLAEFGHQPYIATAPLLYVFVIDEHRNARIAERKGIDPASDEFHLKYSYRFTQAQNDAVLALHAMETAAYSLGLGCVILGSLLNNIPGLIDVLNLPEYTYPVLGLAIGKPDQNPTVKPRMPRTMQFFENTYPADADGVLDQLPAFDEEVHRYYDLRQADRPVDAFSDQVVTISRQDVSHQTLLDKAAAQGFRLD encoded by the coding sequence ATGGTTACCAACGCAACAATCGAGGCTCTTCTGGGCCGCCGCTCCATCCGTAAGTTCAAGGACGAGGCCATCGACGACGATACCCGCGCCACGCTCGAAACCGTCGCCCAGCATGCCGCGTCCAGCCAGTTCCTTAACGACTGGTCCGCCATCCGCATCACCGATCCGGCCATCAAAGCCAAGCTCGCCGAATTCGGCCATCAGCCGTATATTGCCACTGCGCCGCTGCTGTACGTGTTCGTCATCGACGAGCACCGCAACGCGCGCATCGCCGAACGCAAGGGCATCGATCCCGCTTCCGACGAATTCCATCTCAAGTACAGTTATCGCTTTACCCAAGCTCAGAACGACGCAGTGCTGGCCCTGCACGCCATGGAGACCGCCGCCTATTCGCTGGGACTGGGCTGCGTGATTCTCGGCTCTCTACTCAACAACATCCCCGGCCTTATCGACGTGCTGAATCTGCCGGAATACACGTATCCGGTGCTGGGTCTGGCCATCGGCAAGCCTGATCAGAACCCGACCGTCAAGCCGCGTATGCCGCGCACGATGCAGTTCTTCGAGAACACCTACCCGGCTGACGCCGATGGAGTACTCGACCAGCTGCCCGCCTTCGACGAAGAAGTTCACCGGTACTACGATCTGCGCCAAGCCGACCGTCCGGTGGACGCCTTCAGCGATCAGGTCGTCACAATCAGTCGGCAGGATGTCAGCCATCAGACGCTGCTCGACAAGGCCGCCGCTCAGGGCTTCCGTCTGGATTAG